CCACCGCTGCCCTCCAGCGTCTCCGAGGCGCGGCGTCTCTTCCGTGACCTGCTCCGGGGGGCCGTGGTCGAGGAGCTGGTCGACAACGTCGCGGTGGTGGTCAGCGAGCTGGTCACCAACGCCATGCTGCACGCCGGCACTCCGATCGTCGTGGTCGGCCGGATCGTCGGCGACCGGGTCCGCGTCGAGATCGCCGACGGCAGCCAGCACCTGCCGATGCCGCGCCGATACGCCCCCACCGCCGGCACCGGTCGGGGACTCATGCTGATCGAGCAGCTCGTCGACAGCTGGGGCGTGGAGCATCACGCCACCGGCAAGACCGTGTGGTGCCTGCTCTCCGCGGACGGCGGTACGGCGGCGCGCGCCGAACCGTCCTGGACCTCGTCCGACCCGCTGGCCGTCCGGGTCGCCCCCGGGAGCGAGCACGACGGGGTGACCGTCCGGCTGCTCCGGATGCCGCTGCTGCTGCACGAGGCCTGGCGCGAGCACGCCGAGGCGCTGCTGCGCGAGTGCCTGCTGGCCTCCCTCGACAGCCTCGACGACCTCGCCGGCACCGGTGACCTCGACGCCATCCAGGTCCATGCCGACGCCACGGACGCGGTCGCCCTGCTCGAGGAGCAGGTCCCCGCCGCGGACGTGGACATGGACCCGGCCCGGCTGATGGCCGGTGCGACCGAGCCGCTCGTCTCCGCCGACGAGGTCCGGCTCGAAGTGCCGACCGACTCGGTGGCCCACTTCCTCGTGCTGGACGAGGCGATGGACCGGGCTCTCGCGCTGCACCGCGACGGCCGGGTGCTGGCGCCGCCGACGCAACCCGAGGTGCAGCAGTTCCGGCGCTGGGTGTGCCGCCAGGTCCGCGACCAGGCGGACGGCCTGCCACCGCAGGCCTGGTCGTTCGCCGTCGACCCGGGGCCCGCCAGCCTGCCGGCACCTCCCTGGGACACCACCGAGGTGGAGGCGGCCGGTGCGGCGATGATCGCCGCCGACGACACCAACCGGATCCTCGCGGCCAGCCCAGCCGCCCTGGAGCTGCTCGGCTACGACTACGGCGAGCTGGTCGGTCGGCGTCTGGTCAGCATCATCCCCGGACGGTTCCGGCAGGCCCACGTCGCCGGCTTCACGCTGCACCTGCTGGTCGGCCGCGCGCCGCTGCTGGATCGTTCCGTCGCCGTACCCGCGCTGCACCGGGACGGCAGGGAGGTGGACGTGGAGCTCACCGTGTCGGTGCAGCAGACCGGCGCGAACCGGCGCGTGTTCGTCGCCCTGATGAGCCCGATCCGGTCCTGAGCCCCGTTCCGGCGGCTGCGCTGCGCGGACGGTGCCCGGTCGGGCAGACTCGGGGCCATGGCGCGCGTGATCGTGATCGGGGCTGGGGTCGTCGGGCTCTCGTGCGCGGTGCGGCTGCTCGAGCAGGGCCACCGCGTCGACGTGCTCGCCCGGGACCTTCCGCTGGAGACCACCTCGGCGGTCGCGGCAGCGCTCTGGTACCCCTACCGGGCCTACCCCTTCGAGCAGGTGACGGCCTGGTCCGCCGCGTCCTACAAGGAGCTCGAGCGGCTCGCCGGCGACGAGGCCACCGGAGTGGTGATGCGGCACGGCACCGAGGTGCACCGGGTGCGCACCGCCGATCCGTGGTGGGTGACGGCCGTCCCCGCGCTCACCCGGGTGACCACGATGCCGGCGCCGTACGTCGACGCGTGGAGCTTCGAGGCGCCGGTCGTCGAGATGCCGGTGTACCTGCCCTGGCTGCGCAGGCGCGTGGAGTCGCTGGGCGGCACCGTCACCCGGATGGCGCTCAGCGCGCTGCCGGGCGGTCCGGACGGGCCGGAGGTGGTCGTCGACGCCAGCGGCCTCGGCGCCCGGTTGCTTGCGGGCGACCCCTCGGTGCAACCGGTTCGCGGGCAGGTGGTGTACGTCGAGCAGGTGGGTCTGGACCGGTGGTGGCTCGACGGGTCGGGGCCGGTCTACGTGGTGCCGCGCTCCCACGACATCGTGGTCGGTGGCACTGACGAGGAGGGCGACTGGGACCGGCAGCCGCGTCCCGAGGTGGCCCGGCGGATCCTGGAGCGGGCGAGCGAGCTGGTGCCCGCGCTGCGCCGGGCCGAGGTGCGCGGACACCGGGTCGGGCTGCGGCCGGCCCGACCGCAGGTGCGCCTCGACGTGGAGCGGCGCGGCGCGTCCCTGGTGGTGCACTGCTACGGGCACGGGGGAGCCGGCGTCACGCTGTCCTGGGGGTGTGCGGACGAGGTGGCCGCGGTCGTCGCCGGCCGCTGAGCCGACCAGCGGGCGGTGTGCTCGTCGGGGTTAGGCTGCCCGAGCAACGCACAGCCCGAACACGACGAGGGGGACATCATGGACAACGCCTACCGCACCGTCACGCTGCCCGACGGCCGACAGCTGGAGTACCTCGTCGAGGGCGACCCCGACGGCGTCCCGCTGGTGCTGCACCACGGCACTCCCGGCTCTGCCGTGCCGTTCCCCCGCGCCTCCGAGGCGGCCGCCGCGCGCGGGCTGGCGCTGGTGATGTGCTCGCGGGCCGGCTACGGAGGCTCGAGTCCCGACGAGGGGCGCACCGTCGCCAGCGTCGCGGCCGACGTCGCGGCGCTGCTGGACTCCCTGGACCGCACGGAGTTCCTCTCGCTGGGCTGGTCGGGCGGCGGGCCGCACTCGTTGGCCTGTGCCGCGCTGCTGCCCGAGCGCTGCCGCGCCGCCGCGACCGGCGCCGGCGTCGCGCCCTACGACACCGGTGGCGAGCTGGACTTCCTCGCCGGCATGGGGCCGGAGAACGTCGAGGAGTTCGGCGCCGCGCTCGCGGGGCGGGAGGCACTGGCGCCGCTGCTGAAGCGGGAGGCCGCGAAGCTGACCGGGGTGACACCGGAGGAGGTCGCCGAGGCACTGGGCGGACTGGTCTCGCCGGTGGACAAGGCCTACGCGACCGGCGAGGTGGCGGGCCGGATGCTGGCCTCGTTCACGCACGGCTGTGCGAACGGCACCGACGGCTGGGCCGACGACGACCTGGCCTTCACCCAGCACTGGGGCTTCGACCTGCAGGACATCACGGTGCCCGTCTCGATCTGGCAGGGCGGCCAGGACCGCATGGTGCCGTTCGAGCACGGGCAGTGGCTCGCCGCCCACGTGCCGGGCGCGCGGGCGCACCTGTACGACGACGAGGGGCACCTGTCGTTGTGGAACAAGCTCGACGAGGTCTTCGACGACCTCAAGGAGCGGGCCGGGCTCTGACCCGACCCGACGGGACAGGTCATCCGCTGCTCGACCGCCGTTCACCACCAGCGGGGCCGTTGGTTCACCTGACTCTGGACGAATGAGGAGGAACCCACTTCTCTCGGAGGTCAGATGTCCCAGCCGCGTGATGCCCAGACCGACCCGTCGTCCGCACTCACCCGCCGAACGCTGCTGGGAGGGGGAGCTGCCGCGGTCGGCGCGACCGCGTTCGGCTTCTTCACGCCGGCCTCGGCGGCGGCCCGGCCGGCGGGCCGGATCCGCGACCCGTTCACCCTGGGCGTCGCCTCCGGCGACCCGACGCCGGGAGGCGTGGTGCTCTGGACCCGGCTGGCGCCCGATCCGCTGGCCGGTGGCGGCATGCCGGCCCGGCCGGTCCCCGTGGCCTGGCAGGTCGCGACCGACGAACGGTTCCGTGACGTCGTGGCGAGCGGGGCCGAGGTCTCCAGGCCGGAGCTCGGCCACTCCGTCCACGCCGAGGTCGACGGTCTGAGGCCCGGGCGTGAGTACTTCTACCGTTTCCGGGTGGGCGCCGAGCTGAGCCCCGTCGGCCGTACACGCACCGCACCCGCGCCGGGAGCCGCGCTCGCGAGCTTCGCGTTCGCCTTCACCTCCTGCCAGAGCTACCCGGCCGGCTACTTCACCGCTCACCGCCACCTGGCCGAGGAGGACCTCGACCTGGTCGTGCAGCTCGGCGACTACATCTACGAGGGCCGGCCGGACCCCCGGGACCTGCGGCCGCACGAGGGGAACGGCGAGCCGATCACCCTGGTGGAGTACCGCAACCGGCACGCGCAGTACCGCGGCGACCCCGATTTGCAGGCCGCGCACGCGGCGTTTCCCTGGGCGGTCGTCCTGGACGACCACGAGATCGACAACAACTGGGCCGACGAGGTGCCCCAGGACCCGGCCCGGCAGTCCCGGGAGGCCTTCCTGGCCCGCCGGGCGGCCGCCTTCCAGGCCTACTACGAGCACATGCCGCTGCGACGGACCTCCCTGCCGCGGGGCATCGACATGCAGCTCTACCGCCGGCTCACGTTCGGCGACCTCGTCGACCTGCACCTGCTCGACACCCGGCAGTACCGCAGTGACCAGGCGCCGCAGAGCCAACGGCTCGACCCGACGCGGACGATCCTGGGCGACCAGCAGGAGTCGTGGCTGCAGGCCGCGGTGGCCGGGCGCACCGCTCGCTGGAACGTGCTGGCCCAGCAGGTGTTCTTCTCCCAGCGCGACTTCGCCTCGGGGGACGCGTTGAGCCTCAGCAACGATGCCTGGGACAACTACGTGGCCGACCGCGACGGCCTTCGCGACCACCTGGTCGCGGTGGGCACGTCCAACCCGGTCGTGCTCACCGGCGACGTGCACGCCAGCTACGTCTGCGACGTCAAGGCCGACTTCGACGACCCCGACTCCGCCACCGTCGCCACCGAGCTGGTGGGCACGTCGGTCACCTCCGGCGGCGACGGCCGCGACCAGAACCCCTCCGACGCGGTTCAGCTGGCGGAGAACCCGCACATCAAGTTCATCAACCGCAACCGCGGCTACGTCCGCAACGTGGTCACCGCGTCGGGCTGGACGGCCGACTACCGGGTCGTCGACGTCGTGACCGCGCCGGGTGCGCCGGTCCGGACGCGCGCCTCGTTCGTGATCGAGGACGGGGTGCCGGGGGCACAGCCGGCCTGACCGCTCACCGACCAGGCGTGCGGCCGCTCAGAACAGCCGCTGGCTGGGGTCGTCGATGCCGCGCAGCGCGTCGTAGTCGACCACGGCACAGGCGATGCCGCGGTCGGTGGCCAGCACGCGGGCCTGGGGCTTGATCTCCTGCGCGGCGAAGATGCCGCGCACCGGACGCAGCTGGGGGTCGCGGTTGAGCAGCTCGAGGTAGCGGGTCAGCTGCTCCACCCCGTCGATCTCGCCGCGACGCTTGATCTCGACCGCCACGGACCGGCCGGCCGCGTCGCGGCACATCAGGTCCACCGGGCCGATCGCGGTGGGGAACTCCCGTCGGACCAGCGTCAGCCCCTCCGCGAGGCTGGCCGGGTGCTCGGCGAGCAGCTCCTGGAGGTGCTTCTCGACGCCGTCCTTCTGCAGCCCGGGGTCCACGCCGAGCTCGTGGAAGGAGTCGTCGTGGATCTGCTCGAGCACGATCCGGAGGGTGTCCCCGTCCTTGCCGGTGACCGTCCACTCCACCACGCCGTCGTCGTTGGTGGCCTCGGCGACCTTGCACGGCGGCGACATCCAGTTCAGCGGCTTGTACGAGCCGCCGTCGGAGTGCACCAGCACGGAGCCGTCGTTCTTGACCATGATGACCCGGTTGGCCATCGGCAGATGGGCGGTCAGCCGGCCGGCGTAGTCGACCTGGCAGCGGGCCACGACCAGTCTCACGGGGGTCACCTCGGGTGGGGAGCGGGGGAGTCGGGCAGCAATCTACCTGCGTCGTCGCCGGCGCCCGGCGGGGTGGCGCCCCCGGCCGGAGCGTGAGCACCGGCGGCCGGCCCGTGGTGCTCGGGCCCCGGGTGAAATGGGTCACGGCACCGGTGCCGGGGCGCGTGCCAGAATGCGCCCATGACCAGCAACGGGCGTGACTTCCGCACCATCGGCGTAGTGGGACTGGGCACGATGGGGGCGGGCATCGCCGAGGTGTTCGCCCGCAACGGCTACGACGTCGTCGGCGTCGAGGTGGGTGAGGAGTCCCTCGAGCGCGGCCGCCAGCACGTCCAGCACTCGACCGACCGCGCCGTGAAGCGCGGCAAGCTCTCCCCGGAGGACCAGGCGACGCTGGTCGGGCACATCACCTTCACCACCTCGCTCGAGGATGTGAAGGGCTGCGACCTGGTGGTCGAGGCGATCGTCGAGCAGCTGCCGGTCAAGCAGGAGCTGTTCCGCCGCCTCGACGCGGTGGTGGGCCCCGAGACCGTGCTGGCCACCAACACCTCGTCGCTCTCGGTCACCGAGATCTCCACCTCCACCTCCAGCCCGGGCCGGGTCATCGGGGTGCACTTCTTCAACCCGGCCCCGGTGCAGAACCTCGTCGAGATCGTCCGGACCGTCGTCACCGAGCCCGACGTCCTCGAGGACGTCGCCGGGCTCGCCCGGTCGCTGAACAAGACGCCGGTGATCTGCGGCGACAAGGCCGGTTTCATCGCGAACGCGCTGCTGTTCGGCTACCTCAACCACGCGGTCGCGATGTACGAGGCGAAGTACGCCTCCCGCGAGGACATCGACGCCGCGATGCGCTTCGGCTGCGGCTACCCGATGGGCCCGCTGGCGCTGCTGGACCTGATCGGTCTGGACACGGCGTACGAGATCCTGGACACGATGTACAAGCAGGGTCGGGACCGCCTGCACGCGCCGGCGCCGATCCTCAAGCAGATGGTCGCCGCCGGCCTGCTCGGCCGCAAGACCGGCCGTGGGTTCTACACCTACGAGGCGCCCGACAGCCCGATCGTCGTCGAGGACGCGCTCACGCCCTCCGAGGCCGACCAGCCGCAGCTGCGCCACGACATCGCGACGGTCGGCGTGGTCGGCACCGGCACGATGGCCACCGGCATCGTCGAGGTGTTCGCCAAGGCCGGCTACCCGGTCACCTACGTGGGCCGGACCGCTGACAAGGTCGAGGGGGTGCGCGCCGCGATCGAGAAGTCGCTGGACAAGGCGATCCAGCGCGGCAAGCTCGAGGAGTCCGCCCGCGAGGAGGTGCTCGGCCGGCTGACCGGGACCACGTCGCTCGACGACCTCGCCCGGGTCGACCTCGTCGTCGAGGCGATCGCCGAGGACCTCAAGATCAAGACCGTGCTCTTCGAGAACCTCGACGAGATCTGCCGGCCGGGGGCGATCCTGGCCACGACCACGTCGTCGCTGCCGGTGATCTCCCTGGCGCGGGTGACCTCACGGCCGCAGGACGTCGTGGGGCTGCACTTCTTCAACCCGGCTCCGGTGATGAAGCTGGTCGAGGTGGTCAGCACGGTCAGCACCTCCGACGCGGTCGCCGAGACCGCCCGCGCGCTGTGCGGCCGGATCGGCAAGGTGGCGGTCTCCTGCGGCGACCGGGCCGGCTTCATCGTCAACGCGCTGCTGTTCCCCTACCTCAACGACGCGGTCAAGATGCTCGAGGCGCACTA
The DNA window shown above is from Nocardioides mesophilus and carries:
- a CDS encoding ATP-binding protein, translating into MGATTCSSARAESFERTLPPLPSSVSEARRLFRDLLRGAVVEELVDNVAVVVSELVTNAMLHAGTPIVVVGRIVGDRVRVEIADGSQHLPMPRRYAPTAGTGRGLMLIEQLVDSWGVEHHATGKTVWCLLSADGGTAARAEPSWTSSDPLAVRVAPGSEHDGVTVRLLRMPLLLHEAWREHAEALLRECLLASLDSLDDLAGTGDLDAIQVHADATDAVALLEEQVPAADVDMDPARLMAGATEPLVSADEVRLEVPTDSVAHFLVLDEAMDRALALHRDGRVLAPPTQPEVQQFRRWVCRQVRDQADGLPPQAWSFAVDPGPASLPAPPWDTTEVEAAGAAMIAADDTNRILAASPAALELLGYDYGELVGRRLVSIIPGRFRQAHVAGFTLHLLVGRAPLLDRSVAVPALHRDGREVDVELTVSVQQTGANRRVFVALMSPIRS
- a CDS encoding 3-hydroxyacyl-CoA dehydrogenase family protein, coding for MTSNGRDFRTIGVVGLGTMGAGIAEVFARNGYDVVGVEVGEESLERGRQHVQHSTDRAVKRGKLSPEDQATLVGHITFTTSLEDVKGCDLVVEAIVEQLPVKQELFRRLDAVVGPETVLATNTSSLSVTEISTSTSSPGRVIGVHFFNPAPVQNLVEIVRTVVTEPDVLEDVAGLARSLNKTPVICGDKAGFIANALLFGYLNHAVAMYEAKYASREDIDAAMRFGCGYPMGPLALLDLIGLDTAYEILDTMYKQGRDRLHAPAPILKQMVAAGLLGRKTGRGFYTYEAPDSPIVVEDALTPSEADQPQLRHDIATVGVVGTGTMATGIVEVFAKAGYPVTYVGRTADKVEGVRAAIEKSLDKAIQRGKLEESAREEVLGRLTGTTSLDDLARVDLVVEAIAEDLKIKTVLFENLDEICRPGAILATTTSSLPVISLARVTSRPQDVVGLHFFNPAPVMKLVEVVSTVSTSDAVAETARALCGRIGKVAVSCGDRAGFIVNALLFPYLNDAVKMLEAHYATADDIDTAMKYGCALPMGPFELLDVVGNDVSLAIERELYLEFREPGFAPAPLLEHLVTAGYLGRKSGRGFRDHSVR
- a CDS encoding FAD-dependent oxidoreductase, which produces MARVIVIGAGVVGLSCAVRLLEQGHRVDVLARDLPLETTSAVAAALWYPYRAYPFEQVTAWSAASYKELERLAGDEATGVVMRHGTEVHRVRTADPWWVTAVPALTRVTTMPAPYVDAWSFEAPVVEMPVYLPWLRRRVESLGGTVTRMALSALPGGPDGPEVVVDASGLGARLLAGDPSVQPVRGQVVYVEQVGLDRWWLDGSGPVYVVPRSHDIVVGGTDEEGDWDRQPRPEVARRILERASELVPALRRAEVRGHRVGLRPARPQVRLDVERRGASLVVHCYGHGGAGVTLSWGCADEVAAVVAGR
- a CDS encoding alpha/beta fold hydrolase, coding for MDNAYRTVTLPDGRQLEYLVEGDPDGVPLVLHHGTPGSAVPFPRASEAAAARGLALVMCSRAGYGGSSPDEGRTVASVAADVAALLDSLDRTEFLSLGWSGGGPHSLACAALLPERCRAAATGAGVAPYDTGGELDFLAGMGPENVEEFGAALAGREALAPLLKREAAKLTGVTPEEVAEALGGLVSPVDKAYATGEVAGRMLASFTHGCANGTDGWADDDLAFTQHWGFDLQDITVPVSIWQGGQDRMVPFEHGQWLAAHVPGARAHLYDDEGHLSLWNKLDEVFDDLKERAGL
- the nucS gene encoding endonuclease NucS, with translation MRLVVARCQVDYAGRLTAHLPMANRVIMVKNDGSVLVHSDGGSYKPLNWMSPPCKVAEATNDDGVVEWTVTGKDGDTLRIVLEQIHDDSFHELGVDPGLQKDGVEKHLQELLAEHPASLAEGLTLVRREFPTAIGPVDLMCRDAAGRSVAVEIKRRGEIDGVEQLTRYLELLNRDPQLRPVRGIFAAQEIKPQARVLATDRGIACAVVDYDALRGIDDPSQRLF
- a CDS encoding alkaline phosphatase D family protein — encoded protein: MSQPRDAQTDPSSALTRRTLLGGGAAAVGATAFGFFTPASAAARPAGRIRDPFTLGVASGDPTPGGVVLWTRLAPDPLAGGGMPARPVPVAWQVATDERFRDVVASGAEVSRPELGHSVHAEVDGLRPGREYFYRFRVGAELSPVGRTRTAPAPGAALASFAFAFTSCQSYPAGYFTAHRHLAEEDLDLVVQLGDYIYEGRPDPRDLRPHEGNGEPITLVEYRNRHAQYRGDPDLQAAHAAFPWAVVLDDHEIDNNWADEVPQDPARQSREAFLARRAAAFQAYYEHMPLRRTSLPRGIDMQLYRRLTFGDLVDLHLLDTRQYRSDQAPQSQRLDPTRTILGDQQESWLQAAVAGRTARWNVLAQQVFFSQRDFASGDALSLSNDAWDNYVADRDGLRDHLVAVGTSNPVVLTGDVHASYVCDVKADFDDPDSATVATELVGTSVTSGGDGRDQNPSDAVQLAENPHIKFINRNRGYVRNVVTASGWTADYRVVDVVTAPGAPVRTRASFVIEDGVPGAQPA